A region of the Pseudobacteriovorax antillogorgiicola genome:
GATAATCTGCTACCTTAGGCGGCCAAAGTTCCAATACTCAGAAACGAAGGAAGACTAATTATGGATCTTCGACTCTCCGGAAAAAAAGCGCTCGTGTGTGGAGCATCCCAAGGGATAGGTCGCGCTGTGGCGCAGGAACTAGCTCTATTGGGCTGTCAGGTCATTGCCCTAGCGCGCAATGAAAGCAAATTGAGGGACACAGTTGCGTCCTTAGAGGGTGACGGTCACCAGATTCTGGTAGCCGATCACGGCCGAACCCAAGAACTCAAAGACGCGGTTCATGGGTTTGTTGAAAACCACGGTGCCATCCATATCTTGATTAACAATAGCGGAGGCCCCCCTGGAGGCCCCATTCAGGATGCAGGTGATGACGCATTTCTAGCGGCTTATACAAGACATCTTCTAGCAAACGTCAATCTAAGCCGTGTGCTCTTGCCTGGTATGAAAGACGCCGGTTTTGGCAGGATTATCAACATTATCTCTACATCTGTCAAAATTCCTATCAAAGGCCTTGGAGTGTCCAATGCCACAAGGGGAGCGGTTGCCAATTGGGCGAAAACCTTAAGCTACGAAGTTGCCTCCCACGGCATTACCGTTAATAACGTCCTCCCCGGCGCTACTGAA
Encoded here:
- a CDS encoding SDR family oxidoreductase; protein product: MDLRLSGKKALVCGASQGIGRAVAQELALLGCQVIALARNESKLRDTVASLEGDGHQILVADHGRTQELKDAVHGFVENHGAIHILINNSGGPPGGPIQDAGDDAFLAAYTRHLLANVNLSRVLLPGMKDAGFGRIINIISTSVKIPIKGLGVSNATRGAVANWAKTLSYEVASHGITVNNVLPGATETSRLDQIIAGQAEKQGKSQDAVVAAMKGTIPAARFGKDYEVAAVAAFLASPAAAYVNGASIPVDGGRTGSL